One stretch of Methanobacteriaceae archaeon DNA includes these proteins:
- a CDS encoding rhodanese-like domain-containing protein, producing the protein MADNQIFKDVTPQESSEIIKENINNPNFVLWDVRTPVEFQSGHLEGAVNVDYQSNFKAEIQTMDKGKKYLLYCKSGIRSANAMQVMLHFGFNEVYNMLGGITYWADEGRPVLR; encoded by the coding sequence ATGGCAGATAATCAAATATTTAAAGATGTAACTCCTCAAGAATCTAGTGAAATTATAAAAGAAAATATTAATAACCCTAACTTTGTTTTATGGGATGTTAGAACTCCTGTAGAATTCCAAAGCGGCCATCTGGAAGGGGCAGTAAATGTGGATTATCAGAGTAATTTCAAAGCAGAAATTCAAACGATGGATAAAGGAAAAAAATATTTGTTATATTGTAAATCAGGTATTAGAAGTGCTAATGCCATGCAAGTAATGCTTCATTTTGGATTTAATGAAGTTTATAATATGCTGGGTGGTATAACTTACTGGGCTGATGAAGGTCGCCCAGTGCTTAGATAA
- the thsA gene encoding thermosome subunit alpha, with translation MAQYSGAGQPILVLPEGTNRFIGRDAQRMNILAGKVLAETVRTTLGPKGMDKMLVDSLGDIVVTNDGVTILKEMDIEHPAAKMLVEVAKTQEDEVGDGTTTAVIIAGELLKKAENLLDMDIHPTIVAMGYRQAAEKAQEILNDISIDADDKETLIQVAMTAMTGKGTEKAREPLARLVVDAVKQVEEDGEVEIDHIKIEKKDGAIVEESKLVQGVIIDKERVHPGMPKKVEDAKIALLNCPIEVKETEVDAEIRITDPTQMQAFIEQEEQMIRDMVSSIVDTGAHVVFSQKGIDDLAQHYLSKAGVMAVRRVKKSDIEKLSKATGAKVVTNIEDLSADDLGDAGIVSEKKISGEEMIFVEDCKEPKAVTLLVRGSTGHVVSEIERAIDDAIGVVAATVEDGKVVAGGGAPEIEIAKRLKDYADAISGREQLAITAFAEALEVVPKTLAENAGLDSIDSLVDLRAAHENSVYMGLDVFEGAVTDMYKAGVIEPHRVKKQAIQSASEAAEMILRIDDVIASSGAGRADMEGMEGMGGMPGGMPPMM, from the coding sequence GTGGCACAATACAGTGGAGCAGGACAACCTATTTTAGTACTACCTGAAGGTACTAACAGGTTTATCGGAAGAGATGCTCAAAGAATGAATATATTAGCTGGAAAAGTCTTAGCAGAGACTGTAAGAACAACCCTGGGTCCTAAGGGAATGGACAAAATGTTAGTCGACTCTTTAGGAGATATCGTTGTAACCAACGACGGTGTAACTATCCTTAAAGAGATGGATATCGAGCACCCTGCTGCTAAAATGTTAGTAGAAGTAGCTAAAACCCAAGAAGACGAAGTAGGAGATGGAACCACTACAGCAGTTATTATTGCTGGTGAATTACTCAAAAAAGCTGAAAACCTACTGGACATGGACATCCACCCAACCATAGTGGCTATGGGATACAGACAAGCAGCTGAAAAAGCTCAAGAAATATTAAATGATATTTCTATAGATGCTGATGACAAGGAAACTTTAATTCAAGTGGCCATGACTGCTATGACTGGAAAAGGAACTGAAAAAGCTCGTGAACCATTAGCAAGACTAGTGGTTGACGCAGTCAAACAAGTAGAAGAAGACGGCGAAGTGGAAATAGACCACATCAAAATCGAGAAGAAAGACGGTGCTATCGTAGAAGAATCCAAGCTAGTACAAGGTGTAATCATAGACAAAGAACGAGTACACCCTGGAATGCCTAAAAAAGTGGAAGACGCCAAAATAGCTCTCTTAAACTGTCCAATAGAAGTTAAAGAAACTGAAGTGGACGCTGAAATCAGAATCACTGACCCTACTCAAATGCAAGCCTTCATTGAGCAAGAAGAACAAATGATCCGAGACATGGTTTCATCCATCGTCGACACCGGAGCTCATGTTGTATTCTCTCAAAAAGGTATTGATGATTTAGCTCAACACTACTTGTCTAAAGCTGGTGTAATGGCTGTTAGAAGAGTCAAAAAGTCTGATATCGAAAAATTATCCAAAGCAACTGGTGCTAAAGTAGTAACTAACATCGAAGACCTCTCTGCTGATGATCTTGGAGATGCTGGAATAGTATCTGAAAAGAAAATCTCTGGTGAAGAAATGATCTTTGTAGAAGACTGCAAAGAACCTAAAGCAGTGACCTTACTAGTTAGAGGATCTACTGGCCATGTGGTTAGTGAAATCGAGCGAGCAATTGATGATGCTATCGGAGTAGTAGCTGCTACTGTTGAAGATGGTAAAGTTGTTGCTGGTGGAGGAGCTCCTGAAATCGAAATCGCTAAACGCTTAAAAGACTATGCTGATGCTATCAGTGGAAGAGAACAACTCGCTATCACTGCCTTCGCAGAAGCTTTAGAAGTTGTCCCTAAAACTTTAGCTGAAAACGCAGGTCTCGACAGCATTGACTCCCTCGTGGACTTAAGAGCTGCTCATGAAAACTCTGTTTACATGGGATTAGATGTTTTCGAAGGTGCTGTTACTGATATGTATAAAGCTGGAGTTATTGAACCTCACAGGGTCAAAAAACAAGCTATTCAGTCTGCATCTGAAGCCGCAGAAATGATCCTCCGAATCGACGATGTTATTGCTTCCAGCGGTGCTGGCCGAGCAGACATGGAAGGTATGGAAGGTATGGGTGGTATGCCTGGCGGTATGCCTCCAATGATGTAA